In the Natronobacterium texcoconense genome, one interval contains:
- a CDS encoding MBL fold metallo-hydrolase: MSVRFGAVTVDWFGLATVRLEGETGAVIYVDPGPETYGFLDGYDPRDGDLILVSHDHHYDPESIRRVAHEDAIVVVHESIDVETIDHTDESPEELPYEVERVRADESFVLGPLDLFTTPAYNDPAGPHTDEDGTPHHPQGEGCGFGVTVDGVSAFWPGDTDVLPFHEEMDVDLFLPPIGGTFTMDRHDAASLAERIEPGLVLPVHYDTFPEIEVDEEAFVVDVATRGVPVVLDSS; this comes from the coding sequence ATGAGCGTCCGCTTCGGCGCAGTAACCGTCGACTGGTTCGGACTCGCGACCGTCCGACTCGAGGGCGAGACCGGCGCGGTCATCTACGTCGATCCTGGGCCGGAAACGTACGGCTTCCTGGATGGGTACGACCCCCGCGACGGTGACCTGATACTCGTCTCGCACGACCACCACTACGATCCGGAGTCGATCCGGCGAGTCGCCCACGAGGATGCGATCGTCGTCGTCCACGAGTCGATCGACGTCGAAACGATCGACCACACGGACGAATCGCCAGAGGAACTCCCCTACGAGGTCGAACGCGTCCGTGCCGACGAGTCGTTCGTCCTCGGACCGCTGGATCTGTTCACGACGCCCGCGTACAACGATCCTGCGGGCCCGCACACCGACGAGGACGGGACACCACACCACCCTCAGGGAGAAGGGTGTGGCTTCGGCGTCACGGTCGACGGCGTCTCTGCGTTCTGGCCCGGCGATACGGACGTCCTCCCCTTCCACGAGGAGATGGACGTCGATCTGTTCTTGCCGCCGATCGGCGGGACGTTCACGATGGACCGCCACGACGCAGCGTCGCTCGCCGAGCGGATCGAACCCGGCCTCGTCCTGCCGGTTCACTACGATACGTTTCCCGAAATCGAGGTCGACGAAGAAGCGTTCGTCGTCGACGTCGCCACTCGAGGCGTGCCGGTCGTTCTCGACAGTTCCTGA